Proteins from a genomic interval of Ralstonia wenshanensis:
- the lpxC gene encoding UDP-3-O-acyl-N-acetylglucosamine deacetylase gives MLKQRTIKSLVKTVGIGLHSGRKVTLTLRPAAAGTGIVFTRVDLDPAVEIPATASAIGDTRLASVLQKDGARVSTVEHLMSACAGLGIDNLYVDVDAEEIPIMDGSAASFVFLLQSAGIEEQGAAKQFIRVIKPVEIREGDKLARLDPYFGFKLSFTIEFRHPAVDKTGQTFEIDFADTSYTREIARARTFGFAHEVEMLREVGLARGGSLDNAIVLDEHRMLNNDELRYGDEFVRHKILDAIGDLYVVGHPLIAAYTAHKSGHGLNNALLRALLADETAYEIVTFDKAEEAPRAFLPQLQPAFS, from the coding sequence ATGTTGAAACAACGCACCATCAAGTCCCTCGTCAAGACCGTCGGTATCGGGTTGCACTCGGGCCGTAAGGTGACGTTGACGTTGCGCCCGGCAGCCGCAGGCACCGGCATCGTCTTCACGCGCGTTGACCTCGACCCGGCCGTCGAGATTCCCGCCACCGCCAGCGCCATCGGCGATACCCGCCTGGCGTCCGTGCTGCAAAAGGACGGCGCTCGCGTGTCGACCGTCGAACATTTGATGTCCGCTTGCGCCGGCCTCGGCATCGACAACCTCTATGTCGACGTCGACGCCGAAGAAATTCCCATCATGGACGGCAGCGCGGCCTCGTTCGTGTTTCTGCTGCAATCGGCGGGCATTGAAGAGCAGGGCGCAGCGAAGCAGTTCATCCGCGTGATCAAGCCGGTGGAAATCCGCGAGGGCGACAAGCTTGCCCGCCTCGACCCATACTTCGGCTTCAAGCTGTCGTTCACCATCGAGTTCCGCCATCCGGCCGTCGACAAAACCGGCCAGACGTTCGAGATCGACTTTGCCGACACCAGCTACACGCGCGAAATCGCCCGCGCTCGCACATTCGGTTTCGCGCACGAAGTTGAAATGCTGCGCGAGGTCGGCTTGGCACGCGGCGGCAGCCTCGACAACGCCATCGTGCTCGACGAGCACCGCATGCTGAACAACGACGAACTGCGTTACGGCGATGAGTTCGTCCGTCACAAGATTCTCGACGCGATTGGCGATCTGTATGTGGTCGGCCATCCGCTGATTGCCGCGTACACGGCGCACAAGTCGGGCCACGGCCTGAACAACGCACTGCTGCGCGCGCTGCTGGCGGACGAAACGGCCTATGAGATCGTGACATTCGACAAGGCGGAAGAGGCGCCGCGCGCGTTCCTGCCTCAGTTGCAACCTGCGTTTTCTTGA
- the murC gene encoding UDP-N-acetylmuramate--L-alanine ligase: MKHIVKNIHFVGIGGAGMSGIAEVLLNLGYRVTGSDLGSSATTQRLASLGATIMQGHAPEHVIGANAVVVSTAVRGDNPEVLAARAKRIPIVPRAVMLAELMRLKQGIAIAGTHGKTTTTSLVASVLAEGGLDPTFVIGGRLNSAGANARLGTGDFIVAEADESDASFLNLFPVIEVITNIDADHMDTYGHDFARLKQAFIEFTQRLPFYGIAVLCVDDPNVREILPFVSKPVVRYGFAEDAQVRAVNARAVDGRMEFTVIRQLNGHAEPPLSITLNLPGMHNVQNALAAIAIATELEVPDEAIVKALAEFNGVGRRFQRYGEVPTADGKGRFTLIDDYGHHPVEMAATLAAARGAFPGRRLVLSFQPHRFTRTRDCFEDFVKVLGTVDALLLAEVYAAGEPPIVAADGRALTRALRVANKIEPVFVEQIEDMPQAILDAAQDGDVVITMGAGSIGQVPGQVVALQAQVRTANVVDLNGGAAA; encoded by the coding sequence ATGAAGCACATCGTCAAGAACATCCATTTTGTAGGCATCGGCGGCGCAGGCATGAGCGGCATCGCCGAGGTGCTGCTGAATCTGGGCTACCGCGTGACAGGCTCGGATCTGGGCAGCAGCGCGACTACGCAGCGTCTGGCATCGCTGGGCGCAACGATCATGCAGGGCCACGCGCCGGAGCACGTGATCGGCGCCAATGCCGTGGTGGTCTCCACCGCCGTGCGCGGCGACAACCCCGAAGTGCTGGCCGCGCGCGCCAAGCGCATCCCCATCGTGCCGCGTGCGGTGATGCTGGCCGAGCTGATGCGCCTGAAGCAGGGCATCGCCATTGCGGGCACGCACGGCAAGACAACCACCACCAGCCTGGTCGCGTCTGTGCTGGCCGAAGGCGGCCTGGACCCGACCTTCGTGATCGGCGGCCGCCTGAACTCGGCCGGCGCCAACGCGCGGCTGGGCACGGGCGATTTCATCGTCGCCGAGGCCGACGAATCCGACGCGTCGTTCCTCAACCTGTTCCCCGTGATCGAGGTCATCACCAATATCGATGCCGATCACATGGACACCTACGGGCATGACTTCGCGCGTCTGAAGCAGGCGTTCATCGAGTTCACGCAGCGTCTGCCGTTCTACGGCATTGCCGTGCTGTGCGTGGATGACCCCAACGTGCGCGAAATCCTGCCGTTCGTCTCCAAGCCTGTCGTGCGCTACGGGTTTGCCGAAGACGCGCAGGTGCGCGCCGTCAATGCGCGCGCCGTCGATGGCCGCATGGAATTCACCGTGATCCGCCAGCTCAACGGTCATGCCGAGCCGCCGCTGTCGATCACGCTCAACCTGCCGGGCATGCACAACGTGCAGAACGCGCTGGCCGCCATCGCCATCGCTACCGAACTGGAAGTGCCGGACGAGGCCATCGTCAAGGCGCTGGCCGAGTTCAACGGCGTGGGCCGTCGCTTCCAGCGCTACGGTGAAGTGCCGACCGCGGACGGCAAGGGCCGCTTCACGCTCATCGACGACTACGGCCATCACCCGGTCGAGATGGCCGCCACGTTGGCTGCGGCGCGCGGTGCGTTCCCCGGTCGCCGGCTTGTGCTGTCGTTCCAGCCGCACCGCTTTACCCGCACGCGCGATTGCTTCGAAGATTTTGTGAAGGTGCTCGGCACCGTAGATGCGCTGCTGCTGGCCGAGGTATACGCCGCCGGTGAACCGCCCATCGTTGCCGCCGACGGGCGCGCGCTGACGCGTGCGCTGCGCGTGGCCAACAAGATCGAGCCGGTATTCGTGGAACAGATTGAAGACATGCCGCAAGCGATTCTGGATGCGGCGCAGGACGGCGACGTGGTCATCACCATGGGCGCTGGGTCGATCGGGCAGGTGCCCGGTCAAGTGGTTGCGTTGCAGGCGCAGGTGCGCACCGCCAACGTCGTGGATCTGAACGGAGGCGCCGCAGCATGA
- a CDS encoding cell division protein FtsQ/DivIB yields the protein MWHNTRLLNAVASALYALLALGALGVGAVWLMQRPMFQLQQVRVMPMAGSELRHVNVPSLRANALPKLRGNFFSLNLDEARAAFESVPWVRRASVRRVWPNGLLVEVQEHEALGTWGGNESGKLVNTYGEVFVANLAEAEDDTDLVALAGPEGTEQDVVDKLETMTEWFKPMNVEPLSVTLTDRYAWRARLSNGTVIELGRELNDDDRTALAARARRFVRAWPEVTKRWGGQIEYADLRYPNGFAVRAAGVRFLTDAQAAVLAKGGKLPGTANGTSSAAKPKATLGGKPAANNKATRSTEKTR from the coding sequence ATGTGGCACAACACCCGTCTCCTCAACGCCGTCGCGAGTGCGCTGTATGCGCTGCTCGCGCTTGGCGCGTTGGGCGTTGGGGCGGTCTGGCTGATGCAGCGACCGATGTTCCAGCTGCAGCAGGTGCGGGTAATGCCGATGGCTGGCAGCGAGTTGCGCCACGTGAATGTACCGAGTCTGCGCGCTAATGCGCTGCCCAAGCTGCGCGGCAATTTCTTCTCGCTGAATCTGGATGAGGCACGTGCCGCGTTCGAATCGGTGCCGTGGGTGCGGCGTGCGAGCGTGCGTCGCGTGTGGCCCAACGGGCTGCTGGTGGAAGTGCAGGAACACGAAGCGCTCGGCACCTGGGGCGGCAATGAGTCCGGCAAGCTGGTCAACACGTATGGCGAAGTCTTCGTGGCCAACCTGGCCGAAGCTGAAGACGACACCGACCTTGTTGCGCTGGCTGGCCCCGAAGGAACCGAGCAGGACGTGGTCGACAAGCTGGAGACCATGACCGAGTGGTTCAAGCCGATGAATGTCGAGCCGCTGAGCGTGACGCTCACCGACCGCTACGCCTGGCGCGCGCGGTTGTCCAACGGCACGGTCATCGAGCTGGGCCGAGAACTGAATGACGATGACCGCACCGCGTTGGCCGCGCGTGCCCGCCGCTTTGTGCGTGCCTGGCCCGAGGTAACCAAGCGCTGGGGCGGTCAGATCGAATACGCCGATCTGCGGTATCCCAACGGATTCGCAGTTCGGGCGGCGGGTGTGCGCTTCCTGACCGATGCGCAGGCTGCGGTGCTGGCCAAGGGGGGCAAGCTACCTGGCACCGCAAATGGCACCAGCAGTGCTGCAAAGCCGAAAGCCACGCTGGGGGGTAAGCCGGCGGCCAACAACAAAGCAACGCGAAGCACAGAGAAAACGCGATGA
- a CDS encoding DciA family protein translates to MRIFVHPALKTPVAKPVQDWLSGAGSVGPLMQAARQLASLEAEVLSLLPPGLGGGVAIGGIKNDARDSREATLVLLAAHSAAAARLRQVVPTLLERLQRRGSQITAIRVRVQPQGGSDSLWPQETEKPPKRAKMTAVGVNSLAALANELPDSPLRQALAEMIARHVPPAAGPK, encoded by the coding sequence ATGCGAATCTTTGTTCATCCCGCTCTCAAGACGCCTGTGGCAAAACCCGTCCAGGACTGGCTTTCGGGTGCCGGTTCGGTCGGCCCGCTGATGCAGGCGGCCAGGCAATTGGCGTCGTTGGAAGCGGAGGTGTTGTCGCTGTTGCCGCCCGGCTTGGGCGGCGGTGTGGCCATCGGCGGCATCAAGAACGATGCGCGGGATAGCCGGGAAGCGACTCTGGTGTTGCTCGCCGCACATAGTGCGGCTGCGGCGCGCTTACGGCAGGTGGTACCCACCTTGCTGGAGCGTCTGCAGCGCCGGGGATCGCAGATTACCGCAATTCGTGTACGGGTACAACCGCAGGGCGGCAGCGACAGTTTATGGCCACAAGAGACCGAAAAGCCGCCTAAACGCGCCAAGATGACGGCAGTTGGTGTCAACAGTCTGGCGGCGCTCGCCAACGAACTGCCCGATTCACCGCTGCGCCAAGCGTTGGCGGAAATGATTGCCCGGCACGTTCCACCTGCCGCCGGCCCCAAATAA
- a CDS encoding D-alanine--D-alanine ligase has protein sequence MTTGPFVPNPTIDPKSLGKVGVLMGGRSAEREISLMSGNGVLAALRARGVDAHPFDPGLQAVADLAKQGFDRVVISLHGRFGEDGTIQGLLEQFGIPYTGSGVLASALAMDKEATKRQWQTHGLPTPDFVMLHAGADWQAVADRLGLPLIVKPAREGSSIGLTKVTSAAELPAAYEKAARLDRDVMAEQFIEGDELTCPIIGEGESATALPLIRIVAPQANYDYQNKYFTDDTRYECPAPIPADVAARVQALVVQAYRGLGCRGWGRADIMLRKADNAPFLLEMNTSPGMTGHSLVPMGARAAGISYEDFVLQLAASASLELHASTDWKPE, from the coding sequence ATGACGACTGGTCCGTTTGTTCCAAATCCGACGATCGACCCGAAGTCTCTCGGCAAGGTGGGCGTGCTCATGGGCGGCCGTTCCGCCGAGCGCGAAATCTCGCTGATGTCCGGCAACGGCGTGCTCGCTGCGCTGCGCGCGCGCGGCGTCGATGCGCATCCGTTCGATCCGGGCCTGCAGGCCGTCGCCGATCTGGCCAAGCAAGGGTTTGACCGCGTGGTGATCTCGCTGCACGGCCGCTTTGGTGAAGACGGCACGATCCAGGGCCTGCTCGAGCAATTCGGCATTCCGTACACCGGCAGCGGCGTACTCGCGTCTGCGCTGGCGATGGACAAGGAAGCCACCAAGCGCCAATGGCAGACCCACGGCCTGCCCACGCCCGATTTTGTGATGCTGCATGCCGGCGCCGACTGGCAGGCCGTGGCCGACCGCCTTGGCCTGCCGCTGATCGTCAAGCCCGCGCGCGAAGGTTCGTCGATCGGCCTGACCAAGGTCACGAGCGCCGCCGAGCTGCCCGCCGCCTACGAAAAGGCTGCGCGCCTGGACCGCGATGTGATGGCCGAGCAGTTCATCGAAGGCGACGAACTGACCTGCCCGATCATCGGCGAGGGCGAGAGCGCGACCGCGTTGCCGCTCATCCGCATCGTTGCACCGCAGGCCAACTACGACTACCAGAACAAGTACTTCACCGACGACACGCGCTACGAATGCCCGGCACCGATTCCCGCCGACGTGGCCGCGCGCGTGCAGGCGCTGGTGGTGCAGGCCTATCGCGGGCTGGGCTGCCGTGGCTGGGGCCGCGCCGACATCATGCTGCGCAAGGCGGACAACGCGCCGTTCCTGCTGGAGATGAACACGTCGCCGGGCATGACCGGCCATTCGCTGGTGCCGATGGGGGCACGCGCTGCCGGCATCAGCTATGAAGATTTCGTGTTGCAACTGGCGGCGAGCGCATCGCTGGAGCTGCACGCGAGCACCGACTGGAAACCCGAGTAA
- a CDS encoding M23 family metallopeptidase, translated as MQIILIHPRKAGATHLSRRGVFVAIGAALLTVAALSVGGTWLAAKQGLLPGATASAVAGADQRVTRENLNLMAARIGEMQAQIARLDALGARVSGLAGVPPREFDFKSQPSRGGPEGAFSRPMSMPEIQSELNRLTRSADQRTDYLSVLESTLMDRQIHAKMMPTVRPVATGYDSSGFGTRIDPFTGRRTQHDGVDFVGPVGTPIVAAAGGVVVASEFHHEYGNMIDIDHGNGLKTRYAHASKVFVKVGDIVKAGERIALIGRTGRATGPHLHFEVHVNDVPQNPVAFLENAGQPKIAANAPAPKVAAADIGKSMAAAGH; from the coding sequence ATGCAGATCATCCTGATTCACCCACGCAAGGCCGGCGCGACGCACCTGTCGCGACGCGGCGTCTTCGTGGCTATTGGTGCGGCACTGCTGACCGTGGCGGCTCTGTCCGTCGGTGGGACGTGGCTGGCGGCCAAGCAAGGCCTGCTGCCTGGCGCAACCGCTTCCGCGGTTGCCGGCGCTGACCAGCGTGTCACCCGCGAAAATCTCAACCTGATGGCTGCGCGCATTGGCGAAATGCAGGCGCAGATCGCGCGCCTGGACGCCCTGGGCGCCCGTGTGTCAGGGCTGGCAGGTGTGCCGCCGCGCGAGTTCGATTTCAAATCGCAGCCGAGCCGCGGCGGGCCGGAGGGTGCATTCTCTCGGCCGATGTCGATGCCGGAAATTCAGTCCGAGCTGAACCGCCTGACGCGCTCGGCCGACCAGCGCACCGATTACCTCAGCGTGCTGGAGAGCACCCTGATGGACCGGCAGATCCACGCCAAGATGATGCCCACCGTGCGCCCGGTGGCCACGGGCTACGATTCCTCCGGGTTTGGCACGCGGATCGATCCGTTCACGGGCCGGCGCACGCAGCATGATGGTGTCGATTTTGTCGGCCCCGTCGGCACGCCCATCGTGGCGGCAGCTGGCGGCGTGGTGGTGGCCAGCGAATTCCACCACGAATACGGCAACATGATCGACATCGACCACGGTAACGGCCTGAAAACGCGCTATGCGCACGCGTCCAAGGTCTTCGTGAAGGTCGGTGACATCGTGAAGGCGGGCGAGCGCATCGCGCTGATCGGCCGCACAGGCCGCGCCACTGGCCCGCATCTGCACTTCGAGGTGCATGTCAATGACGTCCCGCAGAATCCGGTGGCTTTCCTGGAGAACGCGGGGCAACCCAAGATAGCGGCCAATGCGCCCGCGCCGAAAGTTGCGGCGGCCGATATCGGAAAGAGCATGGCGGCGGCCGGCCATTGA
- a CDS encoding peroxiredoxin, whose protein sequence is MIQPGQPLPDATLYEFFEVEKDGCALGPNAFSVQHLAEGKTIVIFGLPGAFTPTCSARHVPGYLAHFDALRAKGVDEIWCVSVNDAFVMGAWARVQGTDDKIRMLGDGSAEFTSKLGLEQDLSKRGMGVRSQRYAMVVKDGVVTALQVEAPGQFAVSSAESILAIL, encoded by the coding sequence ATGATCCAGCCTGGTCAACCGCTGCCCGACGCAACGCTCTACGAGTTCTTTGAAGTGGAAAAGGACGGCTGCGCGCTCGGCCCCAACGCTTTCTCCGTCCAGCACCTGGCCGAGGGCAAGACGATTGTCATCTTCGGGCTGCCTGGCGCGTTCACGCCGACCTGCTCGGCGCGGCATGTGCCCGGCTACCTTGCCCACTTCGACGCGCTGCGCGCCAAGGGCGTCGACGAGATCTGGTGTGTGTCCGTCAACGATGCCTTCGTGATGGGGGCCTGGGCACGCGTGCAGGGCACGGACGACAAAATCCGCATGCTGGGTGACGGTAGTGCTGAGTTCACCAGCAAGCTCGGCCTGGAGCAGGACCTCTCCAAGCGCGGCATGGGCGTGCGTTCACAGCGCTACGCGATGGTCGTGAAGGACGGTGTGGTAACAGCGCTACAGGTGGAAGCGCCCGGACAGTTCGCCGTCAGCAGTGCCGAATCGATCCTGGCGATACTCTGA
- the ftsA gene encoding cell division protein FtsA: MSKEYKDLLVGLDIGTSKVVAVVAELRPDGAYEVIGMGQTESKGLKKGVVVNIEATVQSIQKALEEAELMADCKISEVFTGIAGSHIRSFNSSGMVAIKDKEVTSTDVARVIETAKAVNIPTDQQILHILTQEFIIDGQEDVREPIGMSGIRLEVKVHIVTGAVSAAQNIVKCVRRCGLEVHDLILQPLASSLAVLTEDEKELGVVLVDIGSGTTDIAIFSEGAIRHTAVIPIAGDQITNDIAMALRTPTPDAEDIKIQYGIAKQVLADPDEMIDVPGVGDRGPRTLSRQALAAVIEPRVEELFSLVHQVVRESGYEELLSSGVVLTGGTAMMPGMVELGEDMFLKPVRVGVPEYRGNLHEVVKSPRYATVMGLLQEGRVQRVRGRKVVVQSGSAKQIWTRMKEWFIGNF, translated from the coding sequence ATGAGCAAGGAATACAAGGATCTTCTGGTCGGCCTGGACATCGGCACCTCCAAGGTGGTGGCGGTGGTGGCCGAGCTTCGCCCCGACGGCGCCTACGAGGTCATCGGCATGGGCCAGACCGAATCGAAGGGGCTGAAAAAGGGCGTGGTCGTCAACATCGAGGCGACCGTCCAGTCGATCCAGAAAGCGCTCGAAGAAGCGGAGCTGATGGCCGACTGCAAGATCAGCGAGGTCTTCACCGGCATCGCGGGCAGCCACATCCGCAGCTTCAACTCGAGCGGCATGGTGGCGATCAAGGACAAGGAGGTCACCTCCACCGACGTGGCGCGCGTGATCGAGACCGCCAAGGCCGTCAACATCCCGACCGATCAGCAGATCCTGCACATCCTCACGCAGGAATTCATCATCGACGGGCAGGAAGACGTGCGCGAGCCGATCGGCATGAGTGGCATTCGGCTTGAGGTGAAGGTGCACATCGTGACGGGCGCGGTGAGTGCCGCCCAGAACATCGTCAAGTGCGTGCGCCGTTGTGGCCTGGAAGTGCACGACCTGATCTTGCAGCCGCTGGCGTCGAGCCTGGCGGTGCTGACCGAAGACGAGAAAGAGCTCGGCGTGGTGCTGGTCGACATCGGCAGCGGCACGACCGACATCGCCATCTTCAGCGAAGGCGCGATCCGCCACACGGCCGTGATCCCCATCGCCGGCGACCAGATCACTAACGACATCGCCATGGCCCTGCGCACGCCAACGCCGGATGCTGAAGACATCAAGATCCAGTACGGCATCGCCAAGCAGGTGCTGGCCGATCCGGACGAGATGATCGATGTGCCGGGCGTCGGTGATCGCGGCCCTCGCACGCTTTCGCGCCAGGCGCTGGCTGCCGTGATCGAGCCGCGCGTGGAAGAGCTGTTCTCGCTCGTGCACCAAGTGGTGCGCGAATCCGGCTATGAGGAACTGCTCTCCAGCGGCGTGGTCCTCACTGGCGGTACCGCAATGATGCCGGGCATGGTCGAGCTGGGTGAAGACATGTTCTTGAAGCCCGTGCGTGTGGGCGTGCCCGAGTACCGCGGCAATCTGCACGAAGTGGTGAAGAGCCCGCGTTACGCCACGGTGATGGGCCTGCTGCAGGAAGGCCGCGTGCAGCGCGTGCGCGGGCGCAAGGTCGTCGTGCAGTCCGGGTCGGCCAAGCAGATCTGGACGCGCATGAAGGAATGGTTCATCGGCAACTTCTGA
- the ftsZ gene encoding cell division protein FtsZ, with the protein MDFDMIETEMQDGTIIKVVGVGGAGGNAVQHMINRGVQGVEFICMNTDAQALKRSTASRVLQLGSTGLGAGAKPEVGKHCAEEAREQIADALRGAHMVFITAGMGGGTGTGAAPVVAQVAKEMGILTVGVVSKPFDFEGARRSKVGEHGANDLEGNVDSLIVVLNEKLFEVMGDDAEMDKCFQCADDVLHNAVAGIAEIINVDGLVNVDFEDVKTVMGEQGKAMMGTATVSGVDRARLAAEQAVASPLLEGVDLSGARGVLVNITASRSLKLSETKEVMNTIRSYAAEDATVIFGTVYDDAMGDALRVTVVATGLGRAARNKQQQQQTMTLLKTGTDNQPVAFGGGAGHSVAAAPDYSNFDTPAVWRSSRESASAHVAALQEKGVDTYDIPAFLRKQAD; encoded by the coding sequence ATGGACTTCGACATGATTGAAACGGAAATGCAGGACGGCACCATCATCAAGGTGGTCGGCGTCGGCGGCGCGGGCGGTAATGCCGTGCAGCACATGATCAACCGCGGCGTGCAAGGCGTGGAATTCATCTGCATGAACACCGATGCGCAGGCGCTCAAGCGCTCGACCGCATCGCGCGTGCTGCAACTCGGCAGCACCGGCCTGGGCGCTGGGGCCAAGCCGGAAGTGGGCAAGCACTGCGCAGAGGAAGCCCGTGAGCAGATCGCCGACGCACTGCGTGGCGCACACATGGTCTTCATTACCGCTGGCATGGGCGGCGGTACGGGCACGGGCGCAGCGCCGGTGGTTGCACAGGTCGCCAAGGAAATGGGCATCCTGACCGTGGGCGTGGTCTCCAAGCCGTTCGACTTCGAAGGCGCACGCCGCTCGAAGGTTGGCGAACATGGCGCGAACGACCTCGAAGGCAACGTCGATTCGCTGATCGTCGTGTTGAACGAAAAGCTCTTCGAAGTCATGGGCGATGATGCCGAGATGGACAAGTGCTTCCAGTGCGCCGACGACGTGCTGCACAACGCGGTGGCCGGCATTGCGGAAATCATCAACGTTGATGGTCTGGTGAACGTCGACTTTGAAGACGTGAAGACCGTGATGGGCGAGCAAGGCAAGGCGATGATGGGCACGGCCACCGTGTCCGGCGTCGACCGTGCGCGTCTGGCCGCTGAGCAAGCCGTGGCCAGCCCGCTGCTGGAAGGCGTGGACCTGTCGGGTGCGCGTGGCGTGCTGGTGAACATCACGGCCAGCCGCTCGCTCAAGCTGTCCGAGACCAAGGAAGTGATGAACACCATCCGCAGCTATGCCGCAGAAGATGCCACCGTCATTTTCGGTACGGTCTACGACGACGCCATGGGCGACGCGCTGCGCGTGACCGTGGTTGCCACGGGCCTGGGCCGCGCCGCTCGCAACAAGCAACAACAGCAGCAGACGATGACGCTGCTGAAGACCGGTACCGACAACCAGCCAGTGGCTTTCGGCGGTGGCGCCGGTCACTCGGTGGCAGCTGCGCCGGACTACAGCAATTTCGACACCCCGGCCGTGTGGCGCAGCTCGCGTGAGTCGGCATCGGCTCACGTGGCAGCACTGCAAGAGAAGGGCGTCGACACGTACGACATTCCGGCATTCCTGCGCAAGCAGGCGGACTGA